A region of Flavobacterium album DNA encodes the following proteins:
- a CDS encoding XkdF-like putative serine protease domain-containing protein: MKTYEAIYDPKITKGVFGISLVEQPAMEGNFLALSEAEVKLSTVNEDERILIGLVLEPNKPIYRNQDGEEFNVLFSEQTIKDLAFGFYKGGHQQSSSLEHSGKIQGVTFVESWIIEDSKNDKSAALGLSYPKGSWMATMKVDSDEIWNDYVKTGKVKGFSVDALVSLKEVNFKSNIKMSDTKRIADAIRDGFESAFAFMKKGRGIALGSVKTTDDKVVIQYEGDTLEVGGRVWIAADDGTEVPLPVGEYELEDKKVLVVKEEGKIAEVKDPAATGGDPKKPTAPAAPAAKEEKAVENAVKAAMLRYHIEHKKEIDALKAQIIELSAAPAARPIKGAPAQVELKTAKQRIFHAIQNQ, translated from the coding sequence ATGAAAACCTACGAAGCAATATACGATCCCAAAATTACCAAAGGCGTATTTGGCATCTCCTTGGTCGAGCAGCCTGCAATGGAAGGCAACTTCCTGGCCCTCTCCGAGGCTGAGGTAAAGCTAAGCACCGTCAATGAAGACGAACGCATACTCATCGGCCTGGTGCTCGAGCCCAACAAACCCATCTACCGCAACCAGGATGGCGAAGAATTTAATGTGCTGTTCTCAGAGCAAACCATCAAAGACCTCGCTTTCGGGTTCTACAAAGGCGGCCACCAGCAGAGCAGCAGTCTGGAGCACAGCGGCAAAATACAGGGCGTGACATTTGTCGAAAGCTGGATAATAGAGGACAGTAAGAATGATAAGTCGGCGGCGCTGGGCCTGTCCTACCCAAAAGGCAGCTGGATGGCCACCATGAAGGTAGACAGCGACGAGATTTGGAACGATTATGTGAAAACAGGAAAAGTAAAGGGATTTTCGGTAGATGCCCTGGTTTCCCTTAAAGAAGTAAACTTTAAAAGCAATATAAAAATGAGTGATACAAAAAGGATTGCAGATGCAATCAGGGACGGTTTCGAATCCGCATTCGCCTTTATGAAAAAAGGGCGGGGCATTGCGCTTGGGTCGGTAAAGACCACCGACGATAAGGTAGTCATACAGTATGAAGGCGACACGCTCGAAGTAGGGGGCCGCGTATGGATCGCAGCCGATGACGGCACCGAAGTCCCGCTTCCGGTAGGGGAGTACGAGTTGGAGGATAAGAAAGTCCTTGTGGTTAAAGAAGAAGGCAAGATCGCTGAAGTAAAAGACCCTGCAGCCACTGGTGGCGATCCAAAGAAACCCACGGCTCCCGCTGCTCCTGCCGCAAAAGAGGAAAAAGCTGTCGAAAACGCCGTCAAGGCTGCGATGCTCAGGTATCATATCGAACACAAAAAAGAAATAGACGCGCTTAAAGCACAAATAATAGAGCTTTCCGCAGCCCCGGCAGCAAGGCCGATCAAAGGGGCCCCGGCACAGGTAGAGCTTAAAACAGCAAAACAAAGGATTTTTCATGCAATTCAAAATCAGTAA
- a CDS encoding phage portal protein, translating to MSDVKFLYLSGYVRPKLEENKTKNWVLNGRDNSFYQYIIDRNNGSVTNAAINKSYIDLAFGRGLTARDATLKPNQWAEFVSLMKPQELKKVITDFQIFGEASLQVVKTRDRKKVSGIYHLPKQLVAPSIENEDGEIESYWYCKNWKQVYKTPPQEFSAFGSSKDDIEVYVIKPYTPGCNYFGAPDYLAGLQYAEMEEEISNFCINSIKQGLTAGYIINFPDGEGLTPEEKLDFERKVKEQLTGSTNAQKFVVSFQNKDAEITIVPFPVNEQQHKQWDFLTQESRQQIMTAHRVVSPMLFGIKDSTGFGNNADELDTAEAQLVKRVIAPKQQYIIEALQNIISLNGITLDLYFRPLTETPATPQEPQVNEKKAPPMDVAASKN from the coding sequence ATGAGCGATGTTAAATTTCTATACCTGTCAGGCTATGTAAGGCCAAAGCTTGAGGAAAACAAAACAAAAAACTGGGTGCTCAACGGGCGCGATAACTCCTTCTACCAATATATAATCGACAGGAATAATGGCAGCGTTACCAATGCCGCCATCAACAAGTCGTATATCGACCTGGCCTTTGGACGGGGACTTACCGCCCGTGATGCCACCCTAAAACCAAACCAGTGGGCCGAATTCGTTTCGCTCATGAAGCCACAGGAACTGAAGAAGGTGATCACCGACTTCCAGATCTTCGGTGAAGCTTCTCTCCAGGTAGTAAAGACCAGGGACCGTAAAAAAGTATCGGGTATCTACCACCTCCCCAAACAGCTTGTGGCGCCGAGCATTGAGAACGAAGACGGCGAGATAGAAAGCTATTGGTACTGCAAAAATTGGAAGCAGGTTTATAAAACCCCACCTCAAGAATTCAGCGCCTTCGGAAGTTCAAAAGACGATATAGAAGTATACGTAATAAAACCCTACACACCGGGCTGCAATTACTTCGGTGCCCCTGATTATCTTGCCGGGCTGCAATATGCCGAAATGGAAGAAGAGATATCCAATTTTTGCATCAATTCCATCAAGCAGGGATTAACTGCCGGTTATATTATCAACTTTCCCGATGGTGAAGGCCTTACTCCTGAAGAAAAACTCGACTTTGAAAGAAAAGTAAAAGAGCAGCTTACAGGCTCAACCAATGCCCAAAAGTTTGTAGTCTCTTTCCAGAATAAGGACGCTGAAATCACGATAGTGCCTTTTCCGGTAAATGAGCAGCAGCACAAGCAATGGGACTTCCTCACACAGGAAAGCCGCCAGCAGATAATGACAGCTCACAGGGTAGTTTCACCAATGCTTTTTGGTATAAAAGACAGTACCGGCTTTGGCAACAATGCCGATGAGCTGGACACCGCCGAAGCACAATTGGTAAAAAGGGTAATAGCGCCAAAGCAGCAATACATTATCGAGGCGTTGCAAAACATCATTTCCCTCAACGGTATTACACTCGACCTGTATTTCAGGCCGCTTACTGAAACTCCGGCAACACCGCAGGAACCTCAGGTTAACGAAAAGAAAGCACCCCCAATGGATGTCGCTGCCTCAAAAAATTAA
- a CDS encoding peptidoglycan-binding protein — translation MNHIAEFQKKNGLKDDGIVGKDTIKKMRYVFDIPDDAQMAHFLANIHHETGGFKVDTEKLNYSAAGLVATWPGRYKDKRSGKPNALAVTLASRPEKIANNVYADRMGNGNEASGDGWKYRGRGSLQLTGKNNYKLFSDFMNDPEIVTNPDRVATRYFWESALFYFTRNKLWSKMKGATPADVKVIRKAVNGGYIGLKDVQEKFTYYYNIII, via the coding sequence ATGAATCACATAGCAGAATTTCAAAAAAAGAACGGCCTCAAAGATGACGGAATCGTTGGGAAGGACACGATAAAAAAAATGCGATACGTATTCGATATTCCGGACGATGCGCAAATGGCTCACTTTTTAGCGAATATTCATCACGAGACAGGTGGTTTTAAAGTAGATACCGAAAAACTGAATTACAGCGCTGCCGGATTAGTAGCCACATGGCCGGGTCGTTACAAAGATAAAAGGAGCGGTAAGCCAAATGCACTAGCAGTAACACTCGCTTCCAGGCCCGAAAAGATAGCTAATAATGTTTATGCAGATCGAATGGGCAATGGCAATGAAGCGTCTGGTGACGGCTGGAAGTACAGGGGGCGCGGATCGCTCCAGCTGACTGGTAAAAATAACTACAAGCTTTTCAGCGATTTTATGAACGATCCCGAAATTGTGACCAATCCTGACCGTGTAGCAACAAGATATTTTTGGGAGTCTGCATTATTTTATTTTACCAGGAATAAATTGTGGAGTAAGATGAAAGGCGCAACGCCTGCAGATGTCAAAGTTATCAGGAAAGCTGTAAACGGAGGGTATATTGGACTCAAAGATGTACAGGAAAAATTTACATATTACTATAACATTATTATTTAA
- a CDS encoding DUF6549 family protein, with protein sequence MKKYIPYIVIAILAVMLLVSFQECSHRGEMTDTNLKAIVDTVQHYKNRLGTQSSGIRTLQFDKAQLQKELIEKDSDLAALTKEFIKVRSIVKFQAVTQFDTIGIVYKDSVPCVFERSGKTFDKWYSFGYKADQAGVKIDSFKTWTSANIITGTKRKWFLGEQAIKTDITLSNPNMAVTNITAAEVIIPSPWYRKWYVWLAAGAIGGFVISK encoded by the coding sequence ATGAAAAAATACATCCCATATATTGTTATCGCAATACTGGCAGTGATGCTATTAGTGTCTTTTCAGGAATGCAGCCACCGGGGCGAAATGACGGATACCAATCTTAAGGCTATAGTCGATACAGTACAACATTACAAAAACAGACTTGGTACACAGTCGTCAGGTATAAGGACATTACAGTTCGATAAAGCGCAATTGCAAAAGGAACTTATTGAAAAGGATAGCGACTTGGCCGCACTCACAAAAGAGTTTATAAAAGTCAGGTCAATAGTAAAATTCCAGGCGGTCACACAGTTCGATACTATTGGCATTGTTTACAAAGATAGCGTCCCATGTGTTTTTGAACGCTCAGGTAAAACTTTCGATAAATGGTACAGCTTTGGATATAAAGCAGACCAGGCAGGTGTGAAAATAGATTCGTTTAAAACCTGGACTTCAGCTAATATAATAACGGGCACAAAAAGAAAATGGTTTTTAGGGGAGCAGGCCATAAAAACCGATATTACGCTCTCAAATCCCAATATGGCCGTTACAAATATTACTGCGGCCGAGGTAATAATACCTTCTCCCTGGTACCGAAAATGGTATGTATGGCTGGCAGCAGGAGCAATAGGCGGATTTGTAATATCTAAATAA
- a CDS encoding type III pantothenate kinase translates to MILAVDIGNTNIKAAVFEDTVLVEKFVFVKSNASDEAEKIFQKYTKITHSILSSVGKEQESLFLILKEKTRLLEVNHDFKFPFQNNYGTPATLGIDRMVLAAGAVLQFPGCNRLVIDAGTCVTYDFVDSSNIYPGGAISPGLRLRYEGMHTFTAKLPLLYPEMPQNFIGSSTATSMHSGVVNGLLYELEGFIAQYKQQYQDVTIILTGGDADFLAKRLKNTIFANSNFLLESLNFLYLYTIKK, encoded by the coding sequence ATGATTTTAGCGGTTGATATCGGTAATACAAATATTAAAGCAGCTGTATTTGAGGACACTGTGCTTGTCGAAAAGTTTGTGTTCGTAAAAAGCAATGCTTCAGACGAGGCTGAAAAAATTTTTCAAAAATATACCAAAATCACCCATAGTATACTTTCATCAGTAGGGAAAGAGCAGGAAAGCCTGTTTTTAATATTGAAAGAAAAAACACGGCTGCTCGAGGTGAATCACGATTTTAAATTCCCTTTTCAAAACAATTACGGTACCCCGGCTACTCTTGGCATCGACAGGATGGTGCTTGCGGCTGGTGCTGTGCTGCAATTTCCGGGGTGTAACAGGCTGGTTATTGATGCCGGGACATGCGTTACCTATGACTTTGTAGACAGTAGTAACATCTATCCGGGTGGGGCTATTTCACCGGGCCTTAGGCTTAGGTATGAGGGCATGCATACTTTTACTGCAAAACTTCCGTTGTTATATCCGGAAATGCCTCAAAACTTCATAGGCAGCTCTACAGCAACATCCATGCATTCGGGTGTTGTAAACGGGCTTCTGTACGAACTGGAAGGGTTTATTGCGCAGTATAAGCAACAGTATCAGGATGTAACGATAATATTGACGGGTGGCGATGCTGATTTTTTGGCTAAAAGATTAAAAAACACCATATTTGCCAATTCAAATTTCCTTTTGGAAAGTCTGAATTTTTTATACTTATATACGATCAAGAAATGA
- a CDS encoding tetratricopeptide repeat protein: protein MKTLRIVSAFIIGLFSIAASAQGSAKCEAAIKTFEETVIARNYNDAAALMPDLRKKCPEYSEKLYTYGQKVIEYKIETAATPAESRIQLDDLVALYTEYAKYFPKSDGTVKKALLQKVNKLATDDEVYKLLDAAFKSNKEGFTNYDALETYFDLYLAQFDAGNKGISQDQFIGKYGELAAQVAYTKNKIAADKDALLKKQETTKLTADETQQIADAATTIDALDAVAENMALQSSRYFTCEKLEVYYDKNYEKHKEDISWLEGLTTGMYSNKCYNSPVLYKGAQAVHAAKPTAQTAYMLGNIELKRRNQKQAIVYFEQAAALEKTPEKKASLYYDIAGIFRNSDKAKAKEFAVKAIGLNAKFGKPYILLAEMYTTAGKECGLSEFDRKALTWLAIETLKKAEVAEPRYKTTVASLVKNFEKNKPAKEEAKAAGRKKGDVITYGCWINETVTVPTL, encoded by the coding sequence ATGAAAACACTACGCATAGTATCAGCATTTATTATAGGTTTATTTAGCATTGCGGCAAGCGCACAGGGGTCGGCTAAATGCGAAGCCGCAATCAAGACGTTTGAAGAAACGGTGATTGCCAGAAACTACAATGATGCTGCTGCACTCATGCCGGACCTGAGAAAAAAATGCCCCGAGTATAGCGAAAAGCTTTATACTTACGGGCAAAAAGTGATCGAATACAAGATTGAGACCGCGGCAACACCTGCCGAAAGCCGTATACAGCTGGACGATCTTGTTGCGCTGTATACCGAATATGCTAAATACTTCCCTAAAAGCGACGGAACTGTAAAAAAAGCGCTGCTCCAAAAAGTGAACAAGCTGGCTACCGATGATGAGGTGTACAAATTGCTCGATGCCGCTTTTAAATCAAATAAAGAAGGCTTTACCAATTATGATGCTCTCGAAACCTATTTCGATTTATATTTAGCACAGTTTGACGCCGGAAACAAAGGGATTTCACAGGACCAGTTTATCGGTAAATACGGAGAGTTGGCGGCACAGGTAGCCTACACTAAGAATAAGATTGCGGCCGATAAAGATGCGTTGCTTAAAAAACAGGAGACAACAAAGCTAACAGCTGACGAAACTCAGCAGATCGCTGATGCTGCAACAACTATCGATGCTCTCGATGCCGTAGCCGAAAACATGGCGCTGCAGTCGTCCAGGTATTTTACCTGCGAAAAATTGGAGGTCTATTACGATAAAAACTACGAAAAGCATAAAGAGGATATTTCCTGGCTTGAAGGCCTGACAACGGGCATGTACAGCAACAAGTGCTATAACTCACCGGTGCTCTATAAAGGGGCACAGGCAGTACATGCTGCAAAACCAACCGCACAAACCGCCTATATGCTTGGCAATATCGAATTGAAAAGGCGTAACCAAAAGCAGGCTATTGTTTACTTTGAACAAGCTGCTGCTCTCGAAAAAACACCCGAAAAGAAAGCATCGCTATATTATGATATAGCGGGTATTTTCAGGAATTCTGACAAAGCAAAAGCCAAAGAATTTGCTGTAAAAGCGATCGGGCTTAATGCTAAATTTGGCAAACCATACATATTGTTGGCTGAAATGTACACGACTGCCGGTAAAGAATGCGGCCTTTCAGAGTTCGACCGTAAGGCGCTTACATGGCTGGCTATTGAAACGCTTAAAAAAGCTGAGGTTGCCGAACCAAGGTATAAAACTACCGTTGCTTCATTGGTAAAAAACTTCGAAAAAAATAAACCTGCAAAAGAAGAAGCCAAAGCCGCAGGAAGGAAAAAAGGCGACGTGATTACCTATGGCTGCTGGATCAATGAAACTGTTACTGTACCAACCCTTTAA
- the lptC gene encoding LPS export ABC transporter periplasmic protein LptC yields the protein MKVYKIYILITVLAGLLFSCESNLKDVQRINTVTFSPAGETENINLKYTDSGKVKAILVSSLMKDFSNLQYGFNEFPKGVHVTLLDKSEKKTYVVSDYAIWYNKSDIIDLQGNVRITTDDGKVMETEQLYYDQKNEWFYTEKRFKFTDEKGSYIEGPGVDFSKDFKVFNAQRNVAEINNVD from the coding sequence ATGAAGGTTTATAAAATATATATACTGATTACTGTTCTTGCAGGTCTGTTGTTTTCCTGCGAAAGCAACCTGAAGGATGTGCAGCGAATTAATACTGTAACCTTCAGCCCTGCAGGCGAAACAGAAAATATCAACCTTAAATATACCGACTCCGGAAAAGTAAAGGCGATTTTGGTAAGCTCACTGATGAAAGATTTTTCCAACCTGCAATACGGATTTAATGAATTCCCTAAGGGGGTTCATGTGACCTTGTTAGACAAATCAGAAAAAAAGACCTACGTAGTATCGGATTATGCGATATGGTATAACAAATCGGATATTATAGACCTCCAGGGCAATGTAAGGATCACAACGGACGATGGAAAGGTCATGGAAACGGAGCAGTTGTATTATGACCAGAAGAACGAGTGGTTTTATACCGAGAAAAGGTTTAAATTTACAGATGAAAAAGGTAGTTATATAGAAGGGCCAGGCGTAGACTTCAGTAAAGACTTCAAGGTGTTTAACGCGCAGCGCAATGTCGCCGAAATTAATAATGTTGACTAA
- a CDS encoding hemolysin family protein, whose product METAVIILCLLLSAFFSGMEIAYVSSNKVYLEVEKKQPDIISKILTRLTEKPTLFMTSMLVGNSIVLVIYGYYMGNDVLRWLHPAVGEMSVFLQLLLQISISTFIILLTAEFIPKIFFQVYANTLIKLFAIPAYGFYCIFNRVSRVIIAVSDFILIKLLHTKGDTQKAFFSRGELGTYITEQLNGADEQEEVDSEIQIFRNALEFSGLKARDIMTPRTEIAAVEVNDAVAELRELFIETGYSKILVYSGTLDNIIGYVHSFEMFKKPLTVQSAMIPIEYAPQTIFIKDLLNLLTRKRKSMAVILDEYGGTSGIVTIEDIIEELFGEIEDEHDDAGGDIIEMALEEGSFVFSARLDVEYINEKYNLNIPETDSYTTLGGFAVHHAKEIPQTGEKLLAEGFEIFIEQASAKKIELIKLAPLAQK is encoded by the coding sequence ATGGAAACGGCAGTAATAATACTATGTTTGCTTCTGTCCGCTTTCTTTTCAGGTATGGAGATCGCGTATGTGTCCTCCAACAAGGTGTATCTTGAGGTGGAGAAAAAACAGCCTGACATAATCTCAAAAATACTAACCCGCCTAACCGAAAAGCCCACGCTGTTCATGACGTCAATGCTGGTGGGAAACAGTATCGTGCTGGTTATCTACGGATATTACATGGGAAACGACGTGCTGCGGTGGCTGCATCCGGCTGTTGGCGAAATGAGCGTCTTTTTACAGCTGTTACTCCAAATTTCAATTTCTACATTTATCATTCTGCTCACGGCAGAATTCATTCCCAAAATATTCTTCCAGGTATACGCCAATACTCTTATAAAACTGTTCGCAATCCCCGCTTACGGATTTTACTGTATCTTCAACAGGGTTTCAAGGGTTATTATTGCAGTATCTGATTTTATACTTATAAAGCTGCTGCACACCAAAGGCGATACCCAAAAAGCATTTTTCAGCAGGGGAGAGCTTGGCACTTATATTACCGAGCAGCTCAATGGTGCAGATGAACAAGAGGAGGTGGATTCTGAAATACAGATATTTAGGAATGCGCTCGAATTCTCAGGCCTCAAAGCCCGGGATATCATGACGCCGCGTACAGAGATTGCTGCTGTAGAAGTGAACGATGCGGTAGCGGAACTGCGGGAACTTTTCATCGAAACAGGTTATTCTAAAATTTTGGTTTATTCGGGCACTCTTGATAACATTATCGGTTATGTGCATTCTTTCGAAATGTTTAAGAAACCGCTGACAGTGCAATCGGCAATGATACCTATAGAATATGCGCCACAAACCATTTTTATAAAAGACCTCCTGAACCTCCTTACCCGGAAAAGGAAAAGCATGGCAGTGATACTTGATGAGTATGGCGGCACTTCGGGCATCGTCACCATCGAAGATATAATTGAGGAGCTTTTTGGCGAAATTGAAGACGAGCACGACGACGCGGGCGGGGACATTATTGAGATGGCACTTGAAGAGGGGAGTTTTGTATTCTCCGCACGGCTGGATGTGGAATATATCAATGAAAAATACAACCTCAATATACCCGAAACTGACTCGTATACTACGTTAGGAGGATTTGCGGTGCATCACGCGAAGGAAATTCCGCAAACAGGTGAAAAACTGCTCGCAGAGGGCTTTGAGATCTTTATAGAACAGGCATCTGCCAAAAAGATAGAGCTCATTAAACTGGCGCCCTTAGCGCAGAAATAA
- a CDS encoding peptidylprolyl isomerase has protein sequence MAVLSKIRQRSLLLILVIGFCLLAFIIGDIINSGGFGVTKEVGSVDGKDIMAQEFFQKVNEFQTRQQGVTATQAANAVWNQEVDNILFAERFEKTGLRVGKDHVLNMYAQDPSVAQNPQFLNALGKFDKAKFNEFLVNMKTTNPAQYQMIEKNIPLVEDMAKRQLYVTMLKAGFYTTDAEAKAKYKDESDKATFDYVYVPFTTINDDQVKVSDDELVAFMKKNEKKYKSEASREIEYVKFDNKPSVADETEMKININALLAPSVKYNDKTSKNDTLPGFREATDVAEFVNMNSEIPYDSTYVTKDRLPVEHAQQIFGLAKGDVYGPYIDNGYYKLTKMVNRKAGGSVDASHILISFSGSKIPGATRSKEDAKIKADDLLKRVNTNPSAFAQLAKDNTDDPGSKENGGEYKGIVPNQMVKPFNDFIFNNPVGKTGVVETEFGYHVMKINAKNDAVQVATIAQKIQPSEKTSDDLFTKASKMEMDAKDKPFDKLAKDLGLTIVPVNKLLANDENVQGIGNNRDIVKWAFSKDVKVGDVKKFDLPMAQGHVVARLKAVNEKGLLPIEEAKMVVLPIIRNEKKAELIKKKMSGTTLEAVAQKTGSSVATATDVTLAAPMIMNVGAEPKVVGKAFALAAGKTSGLITGQGGVFMIRTKSVVAAPALPNYTAYSTRMKAESRASVPNRISGALKDKADIEDKRSEFN, from the coding sequence ATGGCGGTTTTATCAAAAATTAGGCAGCGTTCGCTCCTTCTGATACTGGTTATCGGATTCTGTTTATTGGCCTTTATCATAGGCGACATCATAAACAGTGGCGGTTTTGGCGTTACCAAAGAGGTGGGAAGTGTTGATGGCAAAGACATCATGGCACAAGAGTTTTTCCAAAAAGTAAACGAGTTCCAGACAAGGCAGCAGGGCGTAACAGCCACACAGGCTGCAAATGCGGTATGGAACCAGGAAGTTGACAACATACTTTTTGCGGAAAGGTTTGAAAAAACCGGCCTTAGGGTAGGTAAAGACCATGTGCTGAACATGTATGCACAGGACCCTAGTGTTGCACAAAACCCACAATTTTTGAATGCGCTTGGGAAATTTGACAAGGCTAAATTCAATGAGTTCCTTGTGAATATGAAGACAACCAATCCTGCGCAGTACCAAATGATCGAAAAGAACATTCCGCTTGTAGAGGATATGGCCAAAAGGCAGCTGTATGTTACTATGCTTAAAGCGGGTTTCTACACTACGGATGCAGAAGCAAAAGCAAAATATAAAGATGAGAGCGATAAAGCTACGTTTGATTATGTATATGTTCCGTTCACTACAATAAATGACGACCAGGTAAAAGTTTCTGACGACGAACTTGTTGCCTTTATGAAAAAGAATGAGAAAAAATACAAGTCGGAAGCCTCACGCGAGATCGAGTATGTGAAATTCGATAACAAGCCGTCTGTTGCTGATGAGACTGAAATGAAAATCAACATCAACGCGTTGCTTGCACCAAGTGTAAAATATAACGACAAGACTTCTAAGAACGACACCCTTCCGGGATTCAGGGAAGCTACAGATGTTGCCGAATTCGTAAACATGAATTCTGAAATTCCTTACGATTCTACCTATGTTACCAAAGACAGGCTGCCTGTAGAGCACGCCCAGCAGATATTTGGCCTTGCTAAAGGTGATGTTTACGGCCCTTATATCGATAACGGCTACTACAAGCTTACTAAAATGGTAAACAGGAAAGCCGGCGGAAGCGTAGATGCAAGCCACATCCTTATTTCTTTTTCAGGAAGCAAGATACCTGGCGCCACAAGGAGCAAAGAAGATGCTAAAATAAAAGCTGACGATCTTTTGAAACGGGTTAACACTAACCCTTCAGCATTTGCACAACTGGCAAAAGACAATACAGACGATCCGGGATCTAAAGAAAATGGCGGTGAGTATAAAGGCATCGTGCCAAACCAGATGGTTAAGCCTTTCAATGACTTTATCTTCAATAATCCTGTTGGAAAAACAGGTGTCGTTGAAACAGAATTCGGTTACCACGTGATGAAGATCAATGCTAAGAATGACGCCGTACAGGTAGCTACTATAGCACAAAAAATACAGCCGTCTGAAAAAACTTCTGATGACCTGTTTACCAAAGCTTCAAAAATGGAGATGGATGCTAAAGATAAGCCATTCGATAAGCTTGCAAAAGACCTTGGCCTTACGATCGTGCCGGTAAACAAATTGCTTGCCAACGATGAGAACGTTCAGGGAATTGGTAACAACAGGGACATTGTTAAGTGGGCATTCTCTAAAGATGTAAAAGTTGGCGATGTTAAGAAATTTGACCTGCCAATGGCACAGGGCCACGTTGTAGCGAGGCTTAAAGCAGTGAACGAAAAAGGCTTATTGCCAATTGAAGAGGCTAAAATGGTTGTGTTGCCAATTATCCGCAACGAGAAAAAAGCGGAGCTTATCAAAAAGAAAATGTCAGGCACTACCCTTGAGGCTGTAGCACAAAAAACAGGTTCAAGCGTTGCAACGGCTACCGATGTTACACTTGCCGCTCCAATGATCATGAATGTTGGTGCAGAGCCAAAAGTGGTAGGTAAAGCATTCGCACTCGCTGCCGGAAAAACTTCAGGACTTATTACCGGCCAGGGTGGAGTGTTCATGATAAGGACAAAGTCGGTAGTTGCAGCACCTGCGTTACCTAACTACACTGCTTATTCTACAAGGATGAAAGCGGAAAGCAGGGCAAGTGTTCCTAACAGGATATCCGGCGCGCTGAAAGACAAAGCTGATATTGAAGATAAAAGGTCTGAATTCAACTAA
- a CDS encoding GYDIA family GHMP kinase, with amino-acid sequence MKKTFYSNGKLLLTGEYTVLDGAVALAVPTKSGQYLDIEETEDNGWLTWKSLDADGSVWFEDKLPFRGIIGNRQHWGSPEADTLIGILHNAHLANTDFLKNAKGLSITTRLTFPRNWGLGSSSTLINNIAQWFGIDAFQLLNNSFGGSGYDIACAQNNTPILYSLENELPVVKIIGFNPAFAGNLYFVYLNRKQNSRQAIAAYREQRADIAPIVSQVSCLTTAITEGHDLNTFASLLEQHEQLMSGVLKMPTAKAALFPDFNGTVKSLGAWGGDFVLAVSAEDPTTYFRTKGFGIVVPYREMIL; translated from the coding sequence TTGAAAAAGACTTTTTACAGTAACGGGAAACTCCTGCTTACCGGCGAATATACCGTGCTCGATGGGGCAGTTGCATTAGCAGTGCCTACAAAATCCGGCCAGTACCTCGATATTGAGGAAACCGAAGATAACGGATGGCTCACATGGAAAAGTTTAGATGCTGATGGCAGCGTTTGGTTTGAGGACAAGCTCCCATTCCGGGGAATTATCGGCAACAGGCAGCACTGGGGCAGCCCGGAAGCCGACACGCTTATTGGTATCCTGCACAATGCGCACTTAGCAAATACCGATTTCCTTAAGAATGCAAAGGGGCTCTCTATTACAACAAGGCTAACGTTCCCAAGGAATTGGGGCTTGGGCAGTTCTTCCACCCTTATCAATAATATTGCACAATGGTTTGGCATTGATGCCTTCCAGCTCCTCAATAACAGTTTTGGCGGCAGCGGCTATGATATTGCCTGCGCCCAAAACAATACTCCTATATTATATAGCCTTGAAAATGAGCTGCCTGTTGTAAAGATCATTGGTTTCAATCCGGCTTTTGCAGGCAACCTTTATTTCGTTTACCTCAACCGCAAGCAAAACAGCCGCCAGGCCATTGCCGCTTACCGCGAACAAAGAGCAGATATCGCACCAATCGTTTCTCAGGTCAGCTGCCTTACTACCGCTATTACTGAAGGACATGACCTCAACACATTCGCATCTTTACTGGAGCAGCATGAGCAGCTCATGTCGGGAGTTTTGAAAATGCCGACTGCAAAAGCAGCTTTATTCCCTGATTTTAACGGAACAGTGAAAAGCCTTGGAGCCTGGGGCGGCGACTTCGTACTGGCTGTTTCTGCTGAAGACCCAACAACCTATTTTAGAACAAAAGGCTTTGGTATCGTTGTGCCATATAGAGAAATGATATTGTAA